The Urbifossiella limnaea genome has a window encoding:
- a CDS encoding UDP-galactopyranose/dTDP-fucopyranose mutase family protein produces MLDDVDLLVCGAGPAGSVVAERAAAVLGWKVLVVDQRSHVAGNCHDSTHPSGVLVHNYGPHYFRTNDESLLRYLSRFTDWHEANYEVRSLVRGQLLPFPINLTTLEAFFGKSLTPEAAAELLAWKRHDIPAPTNSEEQVLSRVGPELYDAFYRGYTLKQWGVSAAALDPGVCGRIPVRLSRDARYVDHKFQVMPTRGFTALFRSMLNHRRIRVLLGCKYDEVRDLIRPRRATVFTGPIDEYFGHRLGRLPYRSLRFEFVAKPVEFAQPCVQVNYPNDFAYTRSVEIKHVTGQRHAHTVVSYETPSATGDPFYPIPRAENRALYAEYAALAERERARHGVYFCGRLAQYRYFNTDEVIGEALRCFERLRAERGAGPPGPARENSPGARPMGRRAASSS; encoded by the coding sequence ATGCTGGACGACGTGGACCTGCTGGTGTGCGGGGCCGGCCCGGCCGGGAGTGTGGTCGCCGAGCGCGCCGCGGCCGTCCTCGGCTGGAAGGTGCTCGTCGTCGACCAGCGCTCGCACGTCGCCGGCAACTGCCACGACTCCACGCACCCGTCCGGCGTTCTCGTCCACAACTACGGCCCGCACTACTTCCGCACCAACGACGAGAGCCTGCTCCGGTACCTGTCGCGCTTCACCGACTGGCACGAGGCCAACTACGAGGTCCGCAGCCTGGTCCGCGGGCAGTTGCTGCCGTTCCCGATCAACCTCACCACGCTCGAAGCCTTCTTCGGCAAGTCGCTCACGCCCGAGGCCGCGGCCGAGTTGCTGGCGTGGAAGCGGCACGACATTCCGGCGCCGACCAACTCCGAGGAGCAGGTGCTGAGCCGGGTCGGCCCGGAGTTGTACGACGCCTTCTACCGCGGCTACACGCTGAAGCAGTGGGGCGTGTCCGCCGCGGCGCTCGACCCCGGGGTGTGCGGCCGCATCCCGGTGCGCCTGTCCCGCGACGCGCGCTACGTCGATCACAAGTTTCAGGTGATGCCGACGCGCGGGTTCACGGCGCTCTTCCGTTCGATGCTGAACCACCGCCGCATCCGCGTGCTGCTCGGCTGCAAGTACGACGAGGTGCGCGACCTGATCCGCCCGCGGCGGGCGACGGTGTTCACCGGCCCGATCGACGAGTACTTCGGCCACCGCCTCGGTCGGCTGCCGTACCGGTCGCTGCGGTTCGAGTTCGTGGCGAAGCCGGTCGAGTTCGCGCAACCGTGCGTGCAGGTGAACTACCCGAACGACTTCGCGTACACCCGCTCGGTGGAGATCAAGCATGTCACGGGTCAGCGGCACGCCCACACGGTGGTGAGCTACGAGACGCCGAGCGCGACCGGCGACCCGTTCTACCCCATCCCGCGGGCCGAGAACCGGGCGCTGTACGCGGAGTACGCGGCGCTCGCGGAGCGGGAACGGGCGCGGCACGGGGTGTACTTCTGCGGCCGGCTGGCCCAGTACCGGTACTTCAACACCGACGAGGTGATCGGGGAGGCGCTGCGGTGCTTCGAGCGGCTCCGCGCCGAACGGGGGGCGGGTCCGCCCGGTCCGGCGCGGGAAAATTCGCCCGGCGCCCGACCAATGGGCCGCCGGGCGGCAAGTAGTAGTTGA
- a CDS encoding DUF4139 domain-containing protein — protein MLRRTLMWGLPLAGAVGAAAVADCWLAAAALADARQDLRPAVNLPISRVVLFNSGVGYFSRSGEVDGDARVDLTFQEADVNDLIKSMVLEDFGGGRVAAVSYDSREPIARTLASFSINLNGDTTFAGILRQARGERVEVTTTPTAQNQPGKVTGSIVGVEPQAGPNGVPVSVLNLWCAEGMRAVKLTEVQQLRFLNPVIESEFRRALEVLALNHDAAKKAVSLHFAGDGKRRVQVGYVVEAPVWKTSYRLVLDAEGKGGKPYLQGWAVVENPTDEDWTGVRMALISGRPISFKMDLYNPLYVPRPTVEPELFASLRPPTYDGGFARRGQGIPPDDKEAFQLRALNAAEKQGPFVDGDRLGAPAPGKDAAARLRGLADNAPELGMAVRGTVAPNDFDGEAAKRLNRELAARLGTAAVGSAATAGKLGDFFQYAIDHPVSLARQKSALLPIVGKDIEATRVSIYNAGVQPKHPLLGLRFKNTSGMHLSQGPITVFEGSTYAGDTRVLDVQPGEERLVSYAVDLGSEVDPQTGPGSGRITSVKANKGVVTTVTKVREEKKYRIANRSQTDRTLVIEHPNRTNQQFKLVDTPAPVEDTKDVYRFQLAVKAGEEKTFVVTEERDVSTQVALSNNPDGQIRFFLSLNEAPPALKAKLTEALKLKAAWDGQLRDLNQVKADLARVGTDQDRIRKNLAATPREAEVYQTYLRRLAEQEREIDTLTAREKTLMAAEFAARKAFEEFLANLTD, from the coding sequence ATGCTGCGTCGAACACTAATGTGGGGGCTCCCGCTGGCCGGCGCCGTCGGGGCCGCCGCCGTTGCCGACTGCTGGCTCGCCGCCGCCGCCCTCGCGGACGCCAGGCAAGACCTCCGACCCGCCGTGAACCTGCCGATCAGCCGCGTCGTGCTGTTCAACAGCGGCGTCGGGTACTTCAGCCGCAGTGGCGAGGTGGACGGCGACGCCCGCGTCGATCTCACCTTCCAGGAAGCGGATGTCAACGACCTGATCAAGAGCATGGTGCTCGAGGACTTCGGCGGCGGCCGCGTCGCCGCGGTGAGCTATGACAGCCGCGAGCCGATCGCGCGGACGCTGGCCAGCTTCTCGATCAACCTGAACGGCGACACCACCTTCGCCGGCATCCTCCGGCAGGCCCGCGGCGAGCGGGTCGAGGTCACGACCACACCGACGGCGCAGAACCAGCCGGGGAAGGTGACCGGCTCGATCGTCGGCGTCGAGCCGCAGGCGGGGCCGAACGGCGTGCCGGTGTCGGTGCTGAACCTGTGGTGCGCCGAGGGGATGCGGGCCGTCAAGCTGACCGAGGTGCAGCAGCTGCGCTTTCTCAACCCGGTTATCGAGTCCGAGTTCCGCCGGGCGCTCGAGGTGCTGGCGCTGAACCACGACGCCGCGAAGAAGGCGGTGAGCCTCCACTTCGCCGGCGACGGGAAGCGCCGCGTGCAGGTCGGCTACGTCGTCGAGGCGCCGGTGTGGAAGACGAGCTACCGGCTCGTGCTGGATGCCGAGGGCAAGGGCGGGAAACCGTACCTGCAAGGGTGGGCGGTCGTCGAAAACCCGACCGACGAGGACTGGACCGGCGTGCGGATGGCGCTTATCAGCGGCCGGCCGATCAGCTTCAAGATGGACTTGTACAACCCGCTGTACGTGCCGCGGCCGACGGTCGAGCCGGAGCTGTTCGCGTCGCTGCGGCCGCCGACCTACGACGGCGGCTTCGCCCGCCGCGGGCAGGGAATCCCGCCGGACGACAAGGAAGCGTTCCAGCTCCGGGCGCTGAACGCGGCCGAAAAACAGGGGCCGTTCGTCGACGGCGACCGCCTCGGCGCCCCGGCACCGGGGAAGGACGCCGCCGCGCGGCTCAGGGGACTCGCGGACAACGCCCCGGAGCTCGGCATGGCCGTGCGCGGCACGGTCGCCCCGAACGACTTCGACGGCGAGGCGGCGAAGCGCCTCAACCGCGAGCTGGCGGCCCGCCTCGGCACCGCGGCCGTCGGCAGCGCCGCCACCGCGGGCAAGCTCGGCGACTTCTTCCAGTACGCCATCGACCACCCGGTCTCGCTCGCGCGCCAGAAGAGCGCCCTTCTGCCGATCGTCGGCAAGGACATCGAGGCGACGCGCGTCAGCATCTACAACGCGGGCGTGCAGCCGAAGCACCCGCTGCTCGGGCTCCGCTTCAAGAACACGTCTGGCATGCACCTGTCGCAAGGCCCGATCACGGTGTTCGAAGGCAGTACCTACGCCGGCGACACGCGCGTGCTGGACGTGCAGCCCGGCGAGGAGCGGCTCGTGTCCTACGCCGTCGACCTCGGCAGCGAAGTCGATCCGCAGACCGGCCCGGGGTCGGGGCGGATTACGAGTGTGAAGGCGAACAAGGGGGTCGTGACGACGGTGACGAAAGTGCGGGAGGAGAAGAAGTACCGCATCGCCAACCGGAGCCAGACCGACCGCACGCTCGTCATCGAACACCCGAACCGCACCAACCAGCAGTTCAAGCTCGTGGACACGCCGGCGCCGGTCGAGGACACGAAGGACGTGTACCGCTTCCAGCTGGCGGTGAAGGCCGGCGAGGAGAAGACGTTCGTGGTGACCGAGGAGCGCGACGTGTCCACGCAGGTGGCGCTGTCGAACAACCCGGACGGGCAGATCCGCTTCTTCCTGAGCCTGAACGAGGCGCCGCCGGCGCTGAAGGCGAAGCTCACGGAGGCGCTCAAGCTGAAGGCCGCGTGGGACGGGCAGCTGCGCGACCTGAACCAGGTGAAGGCCGACCTGGCGCGGGTGGGCACCGACCAGGACCGCATCCGCAAGAACCTGGCGGCGACGCCGCGGGAGGCGGAGGTGTACCAGACCTACCTGCGCCGCCTCGCCGAGCAGGAGCGCGAGATCGATACTTTGACGGCCCGCGAGAAGACGCTGATGGCGGCGGAGTTCGCGGCCCGGAAGGCGTTCGAGGAGTTCCTGGCGAACCTGACCGACTGA
- a CDS encoding ABC transporter ATP-binding protein, protein MIEITTVTKRYGPKVAVKDLSLSVPAGELFAFLGPNGAGKTTTIKMLCGLLFPTTGSVRVGGFDLLTEGDQARALISYVPDQPFLYDKLTGREFLQFTADLYGMPAAKARDKMAEVVELFHLDDFVDDLTERYSHGMRQRTVFAAALIHEPKLLIADEPTVGLDPKSVRELKTLLRRLAAGGTTVFLSTHTLDIAEELADRIGIIDHGRLLGCGTLADLRKHAAVDGNLEDLFLAITEEAGREAATP, encoded by the coding sequence ATGATCGAGATCACGACCGTCACCAAGCGGTACGGCCCGAAGGTGGCGGTGAAAGACCTGTCGCTGAGCGTCCCCGCCGGGGAGCTGTTCGCCTTCCTCGGGCCGAACGGCGCCGGCAAGACGACCACCATCAAGATGCTGTGCGGCCTCCTCTTCCCCACGACCGGCAGCGTCCGCGTCGGCGGGTTCGACCTGTTGACGGAAGGCGATCAGGCCCGTGCCCTCATCAGCTACGTGCCGGACCAGCCGTTCCTGTACGACAAGCTGACCGGCCGCGAGTTCCTGCAGTTCACCGCCGACCTCTACGGCATGCCGGCGGCGAAGGCCCGCGACAAGATGGCCGAGGTGGTCGAACTGTTCCACCTCGACGACTTCGTGGACGACCTGACCGAGCGCTACTCCCACGGCATGCGGCAGCGGACCGTGTTCGCCGCGGCACTCATTCACGAGCCGAAGCTGCTCATCGCCGACGAGCCGACGGTGGGGCTCGACCCCAAGAGCGTGCGCGAGCTGAAGACGCTGCTGCGGCGGCTCGCGGCGGGCGGGACGACGGTGTTCCTGTCGACGCACACGCTGGACATCGCGGAGGAACTGGCCGACCGCATCGGCATCATCGACCACGGGCGCCTGCTCGGCTGCGGCACGCTCGCCGACCTGCGGAAGCACGCCGCGGTGGACGGGAATTTGGAAGACCTGTTCCTGGCGATCACCGAGGAGGCGGGGCGCGAGGCGGCTACCCCGTGA
- a CDS encoding putative ABC transporter permease subunit, producing the protein MSTATQPAAFRRLRVRLARNGLRVALEAGRVRFAGVVLSTLVVSGFTFGFSLYLFGQLAAKEIPFKGAIVGFLFDLLFFTLGSMLIFSTGIILYASLYTSPEARYLLSTPARADHVFATRFQGAVAFSSWAFVALGVPIFLAYGVSAGVPWWFYALLPVFLLGYVLLPGSVSALGCVLLVRYLPRNKKQFLIGVGLVVLVLLGVWGYRSYRAVRYTLITQGGELDDLIGQFELVRGRFAPSHWMTSGVLAAARGEVADALAPLALVWSNGLMLYLVACAAAKRLYRPGYDRLAGGGRNKKVYRDSVLDRVMGLLVFYLDRPTRVLVVKDFRTFRRDPTQWALLIVFGALMLIGAGNFRSYMTADLAVMDKYAISLMNLGGTAVLLCAGLSRFVFPLVSLEGRKFWILGLTPVSRDTILWGKFAFAATGSVLIAEALVLTSDVLLAVPPALLGLHAAALAVIALGLSGLNVGLGAVLPNFRETDPSKVVVGFGGTVNMVAGLGFLLAVIGLMVVPFHGAQFARTVRGADAAVSPWVYAGVPAALALGAAAVVLPLRAGARALRGVEF; encoded by the coding sequence ATGTCCACCGCCACCCAGCCCGCCGCCTTCCGCCGCCTGCGCGTCCGGCTCGCACGCAACGGGCTCCGCGTCGCCCTGGAGGCGGGCCGCGTCCGCTTCGCCGGCGTCGTCCTCAGTACGCTCGTCGTCAGCGGGTTCACCTTCGGGTTCAGCCTGTACCTGTTCGGCCAGCTCGCCGCGAAGGAGATCCCGTTCAAGGGCGCCATCGTCGGCTTCCTCTTCGACCTGCTCTTCTTCACCCTCGGCTCGATGCTCATCTTCTCGACCGGGATCATCCTGTACGCCAGCCTGTACACCAGCCCCGAGGCGCGCTACCTCCTCAGCACGCCGGCCCGCGCCGATCATGTGTTTGCCACGCGCTTCCAGGGCGCCGTCGCCTTCAGCTCGTGGGCGTTCGTCGCGCTCGGCGTGCCGATCTTCCTCGCCTACGGCGTCAGCGCCGGGGTGCCGTGGTGGTTCTACGCGTTACTGCCGGTGTTCCTCCTCGGGTACGTACTCCTCCCCGGCTCCGTGTCGGCGCTCGGGTGTGTGCTCCTGGTCCGCTACCTGCCGCGGAACAAGAAGCAGTTCCTCATCGGCGTCGGGCTTGTGGTGCTGGTGCTGCTCGGCGTGTGGGGCTACCGGTCGTACCGGGCGGTGCGGTACACGCTCATCACGCAGGGCGGCGAGCTCGACGACCTGATCGGCCAGTTCGAGCTGGTCCGCGGCCGGTTCGCGCCGAGCCACTGGATGACGAGCGGCGTGCTGGCCGCGGCCCGCGGCGAAGTGGCCGACGCGCTGGCGCCGCTCGCGCTGGTGTGGAGCAACGGCCTGATGCTGTACCTCGTGGCCTGCGCCGCGGCGAAGCGCCTGTACCGCCCCGGCTACGACCGCCTCGCCGGCGGCGGCCGCAACAAGAAGGTGTACCGCGACAGCGTGCTGGACCGCGTGATGGGCCTCCTCGTGTTCTACCTCGACCGGCCGACGCGGGTGCTGGTGGTGAAGGACTTCCGCACCTTCCGCCGCGACCCGACGCAGTGGGCGCTGCTGATCGTCTTCGGCGCCCTGATGCTGATCGGGGCCGGCAACTTCCGGTCGTACATGACCGCCGACCTGGCGGTGATGGACAAGTACGCCATCAGCCTGATGAACCTCGGCGGCACGGCCGTGCTGCTGTGCGCCGGGCTGAGCCGGTTCGTGTTCCCGCTGGTGTCGCTGGAGGGGCGGAAGTTCTGGATCCTCGGCCTGACGCCGGTGTCGCGGGACACCATTCTGTGGGGCAAGTTCGCGTTCGCGGCGACGGGCTCGGTGCTGATCGCGGAGGCGCTGGTGCTGACGAGCGACGTGCTGCTCGCCGTGCCGCCGGCGCTGCTCGGCCTGCACGCGGCGGCGCTGGCGGTGATCGCGCTGGGGCTGAGCGGGCTGAACGTCGGGCTCGGGGCGGTGCTGCCGAACTTCCGCGAGACGGACCCGTCGAAGGTGGTGGTAGGCTTCGGCGGCACGGTGAACATGGTGGCAGGGCTGGGGTTCCTGCTGGCGGTGATCGGGCTGATGGTGGTGCCGTTCCACGGGGCGCAGTTCGCGCGCACGGTGCGCGGCGCGGACGCGGCCGTGAGCCCGTGGGTGTACGCGGGGGTGCCGGCGGCGCTGGCGCTCGGCGCGGCCGCGGTGGTGCTGCCGCTCCGCGCCGGCGCGCGGGCGCTGCGTGGGGTGGAGTTCTGA
- a CDS encoding DUF1549 and DUF1553 domain-containing protein: MPRPVALLAVLVAAGPAAAQPVSFDRDVSAVLSRAGCNSGACHGNLNGKGGLKLSLRGEDPVGDHAVLTRDLLARRTDPHRPDESLILLKATGGVPHEGGVRFTRASPEYAALRAWVAAGCRPDPPGGPQLARLDVTPAARILSDPADRFTVKAVAHFSDGTSRDVTALAACEFTSVGVARITPAGEVIREQFGETVLIVRYLTRVVPVRVVFLPDRPAPELSAFPTEHPIDRLVLDQLRAMRLAPAAPAPDHVFLRRAFLDTLGVLPTVDETRAYLADPRPDRRERLIDALLARPEFAEYWAQKWSDVLRNDEKALDRKGVAVFYRWIAAQLAADRPLTEFARDVLGGTGSTYANPPANFWRAVRDPLQRAESVAQVFLGVRIGCARCHNHPFDRWTMDDYYGFAALFARVDYRVLSNARRDDLDKHEFVGEQVVFQKRDGEMVSGRTKQAAPPKLLGAAAVAPDADRLGAAADWVASADNPFFARAQVNRVWLHLMGRGLVDPNDDFRATNPPSNPELLDWLAKDFAATGFRLKPLVKRIMTSRTYGLSATTRDAAVMADELHHSHAMVAPLEAEQLLDALAQVTGVPVRFGGYPLGLRANQVPAPPQTGRRFTAATGDLFLKTFGKPERLLTCECERSDDPGLLQAFQMISGDVVNRLISSPDNRVGKRLSEGTTDAALLDELYLAALCRRPTDAEGRRILGYVGGATDRRAVWEDVLWALLNSKEFLLRR; this comes from the coding sequence ATGCCTCGTCCCGTCGCATTGCTCGCCGTGCTGGTCGCCGCCGGCCCCGCCGCCGCGCAGCCGGTGAGCTTCGACCGCGACGTGAGCGCCGTCCTGTCGCGCGCCGGGTGCAACTCCGGGGCGTGCCACGGCAACCTGAACGGCAAGGGCGGGCTCAAACTGTCGCTCCGCGGCGAAGACCCGGTCGGCGACCACGCCGTCCTCACCCGCGACCTGCTCGCCCGCCGCACCGACCCGCACCGGCCGGACGAGAGTTTGATCCTGCTGAAGGCCACCGGCGGCGTGCCGCACGAGGGCGGCGTTCGCTTCACGAGGGCGAGCCCCGAGTACGCGGCGCTGCGGGCGTGGGTCGCCGCCGGCTGCCGCCCCGACCCGCCCGGCGGCCCGCAGCTGGCCCGGCTCGACGTGACCCCCGCGGCGCGCATCCTGTCCGACCCCGCCGACCGCTTCACCGTGAAGGCCGTCGCCCACTTCTCCGACGGCACGAGCCGCGACGTGACGGCACTGGCGGCGTGCGAGTTCACGTCGGTCGGTGTGGCGCGGATCACGCCGGCTGGCGAGGTGATCCGCGAGCAGTTCGGCGAGACGGTGCTTATCGTCCGCTACCTCACCCGCGTCGTGCCGGTCCGGGTCGTGTTCCTGCCCGACCGCCCGGCCCCGGAACTGTCCGCGTTCCCGACCGAGCACCCGATCGACAGGCTCGTCCTCGACCAGCTGCGGGCGATGCGGCTGGCCCCCGCCGCGCCGGCGCCCGACCACGTGTTCCTCCGCCGCGCCTTCCTCGACACTCTCGGCGTGCTGCCGACCGTGGACGAGACGCGCGCCTACCTCGCCGACCCGCGCCCCGACCGCCGCGAGCGGCTGATCGACGCGCTGCTGGCGCGGCCGGAGTTCGCCGAGTACTGGGCGCAGAAGTGGTCCGACGTGCTGCGGAACGACGAGAAGGCGCTCGACCGCAAGGGCGTGGCCGTGTTCTACCGGTGGATCGCGGCGCAGCTCGCCGCCGACCGGCCGCTCACGGAATTCGCCCGCGACGTGCTCGGCGGCACCGGCAGCACCTACGCCAACCCGCCGGCGAACTTCTGGCGCGCCGTCCGCGACCCACTCCAGCGCGCCGAGTCGGTGGCGCAGGTGTTCCTCGGCGTGCGAATCGGCTGCGCCCGCTGCCACAACCACCCGTTCGACCGCTGGACGATGGACGATTATTACGGCTTCGCCGCCCTGTTCGCGCGGGTGGACTACCGCGTGCTGTCGAACGCCCGCCGCGACGACCTCGACAAGCACGAGTTCGTCGGCGAGCAGGTCGTCTTCCAGAAGCGCGACGGCGAGATGGTCAGCGGCCGCACGAAGCAGGCGGCGCCGCCGAAGCTGCTGGGCGCGGCCGCTGTCGCGCCCGACGCCGACCGCCTCGGCGCGGCCGCGGACTGGGTCGCGTCGGCGGACAACCCGTTCTTCGCGCGGGCGCAGGTGAACCGAGTCTGGCTGCACCTCATGGGCCGCGGCCTGGTGGACCCGAACGACGACTTCCGCGCCACCAACCCGCCGTCGAACCCCGAGCTGCTCGACTGGCTGGCGAAGGACTTCGCGGCGACCGGCTTCCGCCTCAAGCCGCTGGTGAAGCGGATCATGACGAGCCGCACGTACGGCCTGTCGGCGACGACGCGCGACGCGGCGGTGATGGCCGACGAGTTGCACCACTCGCACGCGATGGTGGCGCCGCTGGAGGCGGAGCAACTGCTGGACGCGCTGGCGCAGGTGACGGGCGTGCCGGTGCGGTTCGGCGGCTACCCGCTCGGCCTGCGGGCCAACCAGGTGCCGGCCCCGCCGCAGACCGGCCGGCGGTTCACGGCCGCGACCGGCGACCTGTTCCTGAAGACGTTCGGCAAGCCGGAGCGGCTGCTGACGTGCGAGTGCGAGCGGAGCGACGACCCGGGCCTGTTGCAGGCGTTCCAGATGATCTCGGGCGACGTGGTGAACCGGCTGATCAGCTCCCCGGACAACCGCGTCGGCAAGCGGCTGTCGGAAGGGACGACCGACGCGGCGCTGCTGGACGAGTTGTACCTGGCGGCGCTGTGCCGCCGGCCGACGGACGCGGAGGGGCGGCGCATTCTGGGCTACGTCGGCGGCGCGACCGACCGCCGCGCGGTGTGGGAGGACGTGCTGTGGGCGCTGCTCAACAGCAAGGAGTTCCTGCTGCGGCGGTGA